The Vicia villosa cultivar HV-30 ecotype Madison, WI linkage group LG1, Vvil1.0, whole genome shotgun sequence genome includes a region encoding these proteins:
- the LOC131607953 gene encoding GDSL esterase/lipase At2g23540-like: MALKCYNMLVLLVLLVNMNFYENVIAQKNGLGASFIFGDSLVDAGNNNYLSTLSKANVPPNGIDFKASGGNPTGRFTNGRTIGDLVGEELGQANYAVPFLAPNATGKSILFGVNYASGGGGIMNATGRIFVNRIGMDVQIDYFTITRKQIDKLLGQSKAREFIMKKSIFSITVGSNDFLNNYLLPVLSIGARISQSPDAFIDDMISHFRVQLTRLYKLDARKFVIGNVGPIGCIPYQKTINQLNEDECVDLANKLAIQYNARLKDLIAELNDNLPGATFVLANVYDLVMELIKNYDKYGFTTSSKACCGNGGQLAGIIPCGATSSICNDRYKHVFWDQYHPSEASNIIIAKQLLDGDKRYISPLNLRQLRDL, from the exons ATGGCATTGAAGTGTTATAACATGTTGGTGCTTCTAGTTTTGCTTGTGAATATGAACTTTTATGAAAATGTTATAGCTCAAAAAAATGGCTTAGGGGCTTCTTTTATCTTTGGGGATTCTTTGGTGGATGCTGGAAATAATAACTATTTATCAACTCTTTCTAAGGCAAATGTTCCTCCCAATGGAATCGATTTTAAAGCCTCTGGAGGAAACCCTACTGGTCGTTTTACCAATGGAAGAACCATCGGTGATTTAGTAg GAGAGGAATTGGGACAAGCAAATTATGCTGTTCCATTTTTAGCACCAAATGCAACTGGGAAATCAATACTATTTGGAGTTAATTATGCTTCAGGAGGAGGAGGAATTATGAATGCCACTGGAAGAATATTT gtGAATAGGATAGGAATGGATGTTCAAATAGATTACTTCACAATAACAAGAAAACAAATTGACAAACTTCTTGGTCAATCCAAAGCAAGAGAATTCATAATGAAGAAATCGATTTTCTCCATCACCGTTGGATCCAATGATTTTCTCAACAATTATCTTCTCCCGGTTCTTTCCATTGGAGCCCGAATTTCTCAAAGTCCAGATGCTTTCATAGATGATATGATTAGTCATTTCAGAGTTCAACTCACT AGACTATACAAATTGGATGCTAGAAAATTTGTGATAGGCAATGTTGGGCCAATAGGATGTATACCTTACCAAAAAACTATCAACCAATTGAATGAAGATGAATGTGTTGATTTGGCTAACAAACTTGCAATTCAATACAATGCTCGATTGAAGGATTTGATTGCTGAGCTTAATGACAATCTCCCTGGAGCAACGTTTGTTCTTGCAAATGTCTATGATTTAGTCATGGAACTCATCAAAAATTATGATAAATATG GATTCACAACATCAAGTAAAGCATGCTGTGGAAATGGGGGGCAATTGGCAGGGATAATTCCATGTGGGGCAACTTCAAGTATATGCAATGATAGGTATAAGCATGTGTTTTGGGATCAATATCATCCAAGTGAAGCTTCCAACATAATCATTGCCAAGCAACTACTTGATGGAGACAAGAGATATATATCTCCCCTCAATCTTAGGCAACTTCGGGATCTTTAG